In Paenibacillus hexagrammi, the following are encoded in one genomic region:
- a CDS encoding response regulator translates to MTTELRMCVIDDIRTVVQGIANQINWETYGICISGTASNGEQGIELIQRTEPHIVLTDIRMPKIDGLEMTRQVLAMYPRTKIVFLSGYTDFEYAQEALRLGAFDYIVKPYTPQKIIDVVLKAKQAIEEEMSETQRYRDMERKLRESLPYLRQEYFQLLLQFPTTPEQAKRRWDFLQIPLERERFIVMLTEIDQFSEQTDTLPVQEVELIRFTVQNILEETLKEHTKEFVFRDQTNRFVAIFNPPADLNAEAIAEKCRENVSAYSRYTLSVGLGEEVQEIHQISYSYSQAIAALSYNFYTGGNTVYSYRHMTPVYQPLPRYSPEKEKELFYCLRSGNLPKASSIVDELFEETVHASTPPAPEVVKGMCDELAFLINRVFSEKLTREEMEGIERQLYHIKNLSTYKLKELQDHIKEMCRIGCDIIQKRHVEDVNQVVEQVIAHIRQNVASNMTVNDYAKLVYLSGSYFANLFKKVTGMTVTQFVTAERMEQTKALLLEGKQVQEIAQALGYEDRRHFSELFKKHTGMTPSEFKQLYTK, encoded by the coding sequence GTGACGACGGAACTTAGAATGTGTGTAATTGACGATATCCGAACCGTGGTGCAGGGCATTGCCAACCAAATCAATTGGGAGACTTACGGTATATGTATCTCGGGTACGGCCAGCAACGGCGAGCAAGGGATTGAGCTCATCCAAAGGACGGAGCCGCACATTGTCTTGACGGATATCCGCATGCCCAAAATAGATGGACTCGAGATGACCCGACAGGTGCTGGCCATGTATCCGCGGACGAAAATCGTGTTCCTGAGCGGCTATACGGATTTCGAATATGCGCAGGAAGCTCTTCGTTTAGGGGCCTTTGATTATATTGTCAAGCCGTATACCCCTCAGAAAATTATTGATGTGGTTCTGAAAGCGAAGCAGGCGATTGAAGAAGAAATGTCGGAAACGCAGCGCTATCGCGACATGGAACGTAAGCTGCGGGAAAGCCTGCCGTATTTAAGGCAGGAATATTTTCAACTGCTGCTTCAGTTCCCCACGACGCCTGAACAGGCGAAAAGACGTTGGGATTTCTTACAAATACCGCTAGAGCGAGAGCGATTTATCGTGATGCTTACAGAGATCGATCAGTTCTCCGAGCAAACGGACACACTGCCTGTGCAGGAGGTGGAGCTGATTCGGTTCACCGTGCAAAATATTTTGGAAGAAACCTTAAAGGAACATACCAAAGAATTTGTATTCCGGGATCAAACCAATCGGTTTGTAGCTATTTTTAACCCGCCGGCTGATTTAAACGCGGAAGCAATTGCCGAGAAATGCCGTGAGAATGTGAGTGCATATTCCAGATATACGCTATCTGTTGGTCTGGGAGAAGAAGTGCAGGAGATTCATCAGATATCCTACTCCTACTCTCAGGCTATCGCAGCCCTCTCCTATAACTTTTACACTGGGGGCAATACGGTGTACAGCTACCGTCATATGACGCCTGTCTATCAACCGCTGCCGCGCTACTCTCCCGAGAAGGAAAAAGAGCTGTTCTACTGCCTCAGATCCGGCAACCTGCCAAAAGCGAGCAGCATCGTGGATGAGCTTTTCGAGGAAACCGTCCATGCATCCACGCCACCGGCACCAGAGGTGGTTAAAGGGATGTGTGACGAGCTTGCTTTCCTCATTAACCGAGTGTTCTCTGAGAAACTAACACGCGAGGAGATGGAAGGGATTGAACGGCAGCTGTACCATATCAAGAATCTTTCCACGTACAAGCTGAAGGAGCTTCAAGATCATATCAAGGAGATGTGCCGGATCGGCTGCGACATCATTCAGAAGCGCCATGTCGAAGATGTGAATCAGGTCGTCGAGCAGGTGATCGCGCATATTCGTCAAAATGTGGCCTCGAATATGACCGTCAATGATTATGCGAAATTGGTTTATTTGAGCGGCAGCTACTTTGCCAATTTGTTCAAGAAGGTAACCGGGATGACCGTTACCCAATTCGTAACCGCCGAGCGGATGGAGCAAACGAAGGCGCTGCTGCTTGAAGGCAAGCAAGTACAAGAGATCGCTCAAGCTCTCGGTTACGAAGACCGGAGGCATTTTAGCGAATTGTTTAAAAAGCATACAGGCATGACGCCGTCCGAGTTCAAACAGCTGTACACGAAGTGA